The Candidatus Eisenbacteria bacterium nucleotide sequence CCGTCGGGGCGTGCACCCCGAGATCGAGCATCCGCTTGGCCACATCGATGTTCTTGACCCCGTGCTTCTTCATCCACGAGCAGGAGACGACGAACTCATGCATGCAGGGACCGGGGAATGCGACGGGGTAGTCGTCGTCGATCAGCTTCATGAGGTAGTTGGCGTTGACGATCGCCGCCCGGCTCACCCTCGCGAGCCCCTCGCTCCCCAGGGACCGCATGTAGGCCATCGCCCTGAGGATGATCCCCACCTGGCCGACGTGCGGATGGAGGCGCCCGATCGACTGCGGCCGGTCGTAGTCGAGGTCGTAGCGCCCCGCCCTCTCGACGATCGTCGGGACGGGGAGAAACGGCACGAGCCTCTGCTTGACCCCGACCGGCCCGGCGCCCGGGCCTCCGCCCCCGTGCGGCGTGGAGAAGGTCTTGTGCAGATTGATGTGAACGAGATCGGCTCCCATGTCGCCGGGACGGGCGAGACCGAGCATCGCGTTCAGGTTCGCGCCGTCCATGTAGAGGAGGCCGTCGACTGCATGGACGATCCGCGCCGCTTCCTCGATCTCCGTCTCGAAGTGGCCGAGCGTGTTTGGATTGGTGACCATGAGGGCGGCGGTCTCATCCGTCACCATCTCCCGCAGGGCATCGATGTCGA carries:
- a CDS encoding aminotransferase class V-fold PLP-dependent enzyme, which translates into the protein QGEMLGIRLARAYHDARGNKKRTVIIPDSAHGTNPATARMVGYETLELKSRADGRLDIDALREMVTDETAALMVTNPNTLGHFETEIEEAARIVHAVDGLLYMDGANLNAMLGLARPGDMGADLVHINLHKTFSTPHGGGGPGAGPVGVKQRLVPFLPVPTIVERAGRYDLDYDRPQSIGRLHPHVGQVGIILRAMAYMRSLGSEGLARVSRAAIVNANYLMKLIDDDYPVAFPGPCMHEFVVSCSWMKKHGVKNIDVAKRMLDLGVHAPTVSFPLIVPDCLMIEPTESESRASLDSLAEVFRQIAREARETPQVVIDAPHDTPVRRLDEGGAARKLAVRWIPDSASEGA